The proteins below come from a single Cylindrospermopsis raciborskii Cr2010 genomic window:
- a CDS encoding putative CRISPR-associated protein — translation MVKTVICSVGTSAAKAIGKPGDLLNWVNQQESREIAAENIFLTFRDKEPIEANLRDLSAEIHSLVRIGIDNGYRIILLASQTEDGYCCASAIEKYLKYYWTSIVTKVHQVTGLQVNNADLFRSQGVVEFVRHIIREIYQYGSENIILNPTGGYKALVPYTVLLGMLKGVKCDYIFEQSTTLLELPPLPVEFKRSQFEIYKELFEEIERESSISLQKWEEKISRQERKFLEPLTELVNNEITLSAVGFLFLDEIRSPGVLVPFLSRKAINDCFDDLSQLDNCDPFRYLERVATHYDETIQQAEHINVGDGLRWLKPGRTTDRYLVSKDRWRLLVWRAIREDKVGSNYAHKVEVNSKNKRAHYPFLRMEFVRE, via the coding sequence ATGGTTAAGACAGTAATATGTTCCGTAGGAACCAGTGCGGCAAAAGCGATCGGAAAACCGGGAGATCTCCTGAATTGGGTTAATCAACAAGAAAGCCGAGAAATCGCCGCCGAAAATATATTTCTCACCTTTAGAGATAAGGAACCAATAGAAGCAAATCTTAGGGATTTATCAGCAGAAATTCACTCCCTAGTTAGAATTGGCATCGATAATGGATATAGAATTATTCTCCTGGCTTCCCAGACCGAAGATGGTTACTGCTGCGCCAGCGCTATCGAGAAATATCTTAAATATTATTGGACTAGTATTGTTACTAAAGTTCACCAGGTGACGGGATTACAAGTTAATAATGCTGACCTTTTTCGCAGTCAGGGGGTAGTGGAATTTGTTCGCCATATTATTCGAGAAATTTATCAATATGGTTCGGAAAATATTATCCTTAATCCTACTGGTGGTTATAAAGCTTTAGTTCCTTATACCGTGCTACTGGGGATGTTAAAAGGGGTAAAGTGCGATTATATTTTTGAGCAGTCCACTACTCTCCTAGAATTGCCACCTTTACCCGTAGAATTCAAGCGATCGCAATTTGAAATCTACAAAGAATTATTTGAGGAAATCGAACGAGAAAGCAGCATTTCCCTCCAAAAATGGGAGGAAAAAATTTCCAGGCAAGAAAGAAAATTCTTAGAACCTTTGACGGAATTAGTCAACAACGAAATAACCCTTTCTGCGGTGGGTTTTTTATTTCTTGATGAGATTCGTTCTCCAGGGGTTTTAGTACCTTTTTTATCCAGAAAAGCGATCAATGATTGTTTCGATGATTTATCCCAATTAGATAACTGTGATCCCTTCCGTTATTTAGAAAGGGTTGCTACTCATTATGATGAAACTATTCAACAAGCAGAACATATCAATGTTGGCGATGGTTTACGCTGGCTAAAACCAGGGCGAACAACTGATCGCTATCTAGTTTCTAAAGATCGTTGGCGATTATTAGTCTGGCGGGCAATTCGTGAGGATAAAGTGGGTTCAAATTACGCTCATAAAGTAGAAGTTAACTCTAAAAATAAACGCGCCCATTATCCCTTTCTCAGGATGGAATTTGTGAGAGAATAA
- a CDS encoding DUF3800 domain-containing protein, which translates to MSELTEKISSVRHYFVDEAGDPVIFNGKGKILIGSDGCSHFFILGLLDVANTESLSQDLENLRANLLADPYFKKVPSMQPENKKTALYFHAKDDIPEVRREVFNLLQRHELKFFAVVRSKDKLLEYVRQRNQNDPGYRYQQNELYDYLTRRLFKNRLHKDDEYNICFARRGTSDRTEAFKVALESARAKFAEQWGITSTATINITANIPPNSPSLQAVDYFLWALQRLYERGEGRYVEFLWSKFALVHDIDDTKFARYGVYYTRKNPLTATKIPGI; encoded by the coding sequence ATGAGTGAATTAACTGAAAAAATATCTTCGGTGCGTCATTATTTTGTGGATGAAGCAGGAGATCCTGTAATTTTTAATGGTAAAGGTAAGATTTTAATTGGATCAGATGGATGTTCTCATTTTTTTATACTTGGTCTATTAGACGTTGCTAATACTGAATCTTTATCTCAAGATTTGGAAAATTTAAGAGCTAATTTATTAGCTGATCCATATTTTAAGAAAGTTCCTTCAATGCAACCTGAAAATAAAAAAACTGCTTTATATTTTCATGCTAAAGACGATATTCCTGAAGTGAGAAGAGAAGTTTTTAATTTGTTGCAGCGACATGAACTCAAATTTTTTGCTGTGGTGAGAAGTAAAGATAAGTTACTTGAGTATGTTAGACAACGTAATCAAAATGACCCTGGTTATCGTTATCAACAAAATGAATTATACGATTATTTGACGCGGCGTTTATTTAAGAATCGTTTACACAAGGATGATGAATATAATATTTGCTTTGCTAGACGAGGTACTTCTGATAGAACCGAAGCCTTCAAAGTTGCTTTAGAATCAGCTAGAGCAAAATTCGCTGAACAATGGGGTATTACCAGTACAGCAACTATTAATATAACTGCTAATATACCTCCCAATTCTCCAAGTTTACAAGCGGTAGATTACTTTCTGTGGGCTTTACAACGCCTATATGAGAGAGGTGAGGGTAGATATGTTGAGTTTCTTTGGTCAAAATTTGCACTCGTGCATGATATTGATGACACAAAATTTGCTAGGTACGGCGTGTACTATACTCGTAAAAACCCTCTAACAGCCACAAAAATACCAGGGATATAG
- a CDS encoding type II toxin-antitoxin system HicB family antitoxin — MKWRVILEPDPETREWGIWCPELPGCTSAGITQEEALNNIREAIELYLQPDNIELLPGALICEVIVG, encoded by the coding sequence ATGAAGTGGCGAGTCATACTTGAACCCGATCCAGAGACCAGGGAATGGGGAATTTGGTGTCCAGAGTTGCCTGGATGCACATCTGCTGGTATCACACAAGAGGAGGCTCTTAACAATATACGGGAAGCCATTGAGCTTTATTTGCAGCCTGATAACATTGAACTTTTACCTGGAGCATTAATCTGCGAGGTTATAGTCGGATGA
- a CDS encoding RNA-guided endonuclease InsQ/TnpB family protein: protein MDHGLNNWLTCVSNLGTSFIVDGLHLKSLNQWYNKSVAKLKSDKPQGFWSNRLAAITEKRNRQMRDAVNKAARIVVNHCIENKIGAIVFGWNKGQKDSIDLGSKNNQKFVQIPTARLKDRIAQLCKQYGIDFIETEESYTSQSSFFDCDNIPKFGEKPEGWEASGKRVSRGVYETSDGFKINADCNGAANILKKVAVMLGIDLSGISRGCLSQPQKVRLWTLQKSPCLQTGEA, encoded by the coding sequence ATTGACCACGGGTTAAATAACTGGTTAACTTGTGTTTCTAATCTGGGAACATCATTTATTGTTGATGGACTTCATTTAAAAAGTTTAAATCAGTGGTACAACAAATCAGTAGCTAAACTTAAAAGTGATAAACCGCAAGGTTTTTGGTCTAATAGATTAGCTGCTATTACTGAAAAAAGAAACCGACAAATGCGTGATGCAGTTAACAAAGCTGCAAGAATAGTCGTTAACCACTGTATTGAAAATAAGATTGGTGCTATTGTTTTTGGATGGAATAAAGGACAAAAAGATAGTATTGATTTGGGGTCTAAAAACAATCAGAAGTTTGTCCAAATTCCCACAGCAAGATTAAAAGACCGTATTGCTCAATTATGTAAACAATACGGAATAGATTTTATTGAAACAGAAGAATCATACACTTCTCAATCATCGTTTTTTGATTGCGACAATATACCTAAATTCGGTGAAAAACCCGAAGGGTGGGAAGCAAGCGGGAAACGAGTTAGTCGTGGAGTATATGAAACTTCTGATGGGTTCAAAATTAATGCGGACTGTAATGGTGCTGCTAATATTTTGAAAAAAGTAGCGGTGATGCTAGGAATTGATCTTAGCGGAATCAGTAGAGGCTGTTTAAGCCAGCCTCAGAAAGTTCGTTTATGGACTCTTCAGAAATCTCCGTGTCTTCAGACCGGAGAAGCTTAA
- a CDS encoding MotA/TolQ/ExbB proton channel family protein: MKAKFILNSLKSDRRELDVSFLVVSGIGLVITLAIYGLLFPIKNTFIGILLYERGFTQILTIAFAGIVAALTLLKFFKLQKQSRTLGEELIPSDISLDDPTSDQVINLQQNLAQEKNVLARRCSRLLAVYINSGNRQIANEFSLEDSAFYHSASESSYTIPKILVWAIPLLGFIGTVFGISASVGGFTGFLENAGDIDQIKQGIGTVTQGLAIAFDTTLLALFMSVLVMLPLVMVERLESRLLLAIDIYINDKVLPRLKDTSKGSETISEEMVEQAVIKAVQQNFLAPETLIEPAKHYAEQAAVALAKGFTQEVHSIQEAITQTVQEIQTVRERVTRESQDFSTFLGDQIKLQQGLVNQIQTTVQEIHRNHLAVSDGFREQALVVGYKLEAAAQALEQRISSLEKYATQISEIDNLQRSLDNNLRNLKEKAVLEGVLGEIQTSLERLRPTLDQLNKPRRILLLEQEDQRT, encoded by the coding sequence ATGAAAGCCAAATTTATTTTAAACTCACTCAAATCAGATCGAAGGGAATTAGACGTCAGTTTTCTCGTGGTTTCTGGGATTGGCTTAGTAATCACCCTAGCCATCTACGGTCTGCTATTTCCGATCAAAAATACTTTTATTGGGATTTTATTGTATGAGAGGGGATTCACTCAAATTCTCACGATTGCCTTTGCCGGAATTGTAGCGGCTTTAACCCTGCTAAAATTTTTTAAGCTTCAAAAACAATCGCGAACTTTGGGGGAAGAACTAATTCCATCTGACATATCCCTTGACGATCCAACTAGCGATCAGGTCATCAATCTTCAACAGAATCTAGCTCAAGAGAAGAATGTATTAGCCCGTCGTTGTAGTCGGCTACTAGCCGTGTATATTAACTCTGGTAATCGTCAAATTGCTAACGAATTTTCTTTGGAAGATTCCGCTTTTTACCATAGTGCCTCCGAGTCTTCCTATACCATTCCGAAGATTTTAGTTTGGGCAATTCCCCTATTGGGATTTATCGGCACGGTGTTCGGTATTAGTGCTTCCGTGGGGGGATTTACAGGGTTTCTGGAAAATGCCGGCGATATCGACCAAATTAAACAGGGTATCGGTACTGTGACACAAGGATTAGCGATTGCATTTGATACTACTCTTTTGGCTTTATTTATGAGCGTATTGGTGATGTTGCCCTTAGTGATGGTCGAACGTTTAGAATCCCGTCTGCTACTGGCGATCGATATCTACATCAACGATAAGGTATTACCACGATTAAAAGATACAAGTAAAGGGAGCGAGACCATTAGCGAAGAAATGGTCGAACAAGCAGTAATAAAAGCTGTTCAACAAAACTTCCTTGCTCCTGAAACTTTAATCGAACCAGCCAAACATTATGCAGAACAAGCGGCGGTAGCATTAGCAAAAGGGTTCACTCAAGAAGTACACAGCATACAAGAAGCCATTACTCAAACAGTTCAAGAAATTCAAACTGTAAGGGAGAGGGTAACTAGAGAAAGTCAGGATTTTTCGACCTTTCTTGGTGACCAGATAAAACTACAGCAAGGGCTAGTAAATCAGATTCAAACAACTGTCCAGGAGATTCATCGAAATCATCTAGCTGTGTCCGATGGATTTAGAGAACAAGCTCTAGTAGTTGGTTATAAACTGGAGGCAGCGGCGCAAGCCTTAGAACAAAGAATAAGCAGTTTAGAGAAATACGCGACCCAAATCAGTGAGATTGATAATTTGCAGCGTAGTTTAGACAATAATCTCCGTAATCTCAAAGAAAAAGCCGTTTTGGAAGGAGTTTTAGGGGAAATTCAGACTAGCTTGGAGCGGTTAAGACCAACGTTAGACCAACTGAATAAGCCGCGCCGGATTCTACTTTTAGAACAAGAAGATCAAAGAACTTAA
- a CDS encoding AAA family ATPase, with product MLNSLNLENFKPFENQSFVLRPLTLLSGLNSTGKSSLLQSLLLLRQSYQQNLLNRDGLALNGELVSIGTARDALFNRAEQELITFTINNNDKKARWVFDSRIGETDLLKMCVLESEIDEEI from the coding sequence ATGTTAAATAGCTTAAACTTAGAAAATTTTAAGCCATTTGAAAATCAATCTTTTGTCCTGAGACCACTAACATTACTTTCTGGATTAAACAGCACCGGTAAATCCTCTTTGCTTCAATCCTTGTTATTACTGCGCCAATCATATCAACAGAACCTGCTAAACCGTGACGGATTGGCATTAAATGGCGAGTTGGTTTCCATAGGTACAGCAAGAGATGCTCTTTTTAACCGTGCAGAGCAAGAGTTAATCACTTTTACTATCAATAATAACGATAAGAAAGCCCGTTGGGTTTTTGATTCCCGAATTGGGGAAACCGATCTTCTGAAAATGTGCGTATTAGAATCAGAGATTGATGAAGAAATTTAA
- a CDS encoding DUF262 domain-containing protein, giving the protein MTITKGINTQQMELPIREIYDDSDEDVEEDEIENLEPFDPTKIRIKTKMMSIDILLKRIQHDEIDLAPDFQRHADIWNDKNKSRLIESVLIGIPLPAFYVDATTDDKWLVIDGIQRINTFKKFILDQELRLTDLQFLRDLEHKKYDELSRHHQRRIEETELIVCLVESGTPPEVKYNIFQRINTGGVSLNNQELRQAMYPGKSLRILKEFSELAEFKKLINISEKRRKRMDDHEYIIGFIAFWLIDYHDYTQGRNEFLNSAMSKLNNLEDTRLKDMKRDFIKSMRAADSIFSSNAFRKPPKNGKTRFPVNKSLFEAWSVILSRLTPGQIDKLINYKDLLNKTFMKKIETDANFEKSISQASDQVIYRFEQINQIVREILSC; this is encoded by the coding sequence ATGACAATTACTAAGGGTATTAACACTCAACAAATGGAACTGCCAATTAGGGAGATATATGATGACAGTGATGAAGATGTTGAAGAGGATGAGATTGAAAACCTAGAACCGTTTGATCCTACAAAAATTAGGATCAAGACTAAGATGATGTCAATAGATATATTGCTAAAAAGAATTCAGCATGACGAAATTGATTTAGCCCCTGATTTTCAACGTCATGCCGACATTTGGAATGACAAAAATAAGAGTCGTTTAATTGAATCTGTTTTAATTGGGATTCCACTTCCAGCATTTTATGTGGATGCAACTACTGATGATAAGTGGTTAGTGATAGATGGTATTCAAAGAATTAATACATTTAAAAAATTCATTCTTGACCAGGAACTGAGATTAACTGATTTACAATTTCTGAGGGATTTAGAACACAAAAAATATGATGAATTGTCTCGTCATCACCAAAGAAGGATAGAAGAAACAGAGTTAATAGTCTGCTTAGTTGAGTCCGGAACTCCCCCGGAAGTAAAATATAATATTTTTCAAAGAATTAATACTGGTGGTGTATCACTGAATAACCAGGAGCTGCGTCAAGCTATGTACCCTGGAAAGTCCTTGAGGATTCTGAAGGAGTTTTCAGAATTAGCAGAGTTTAAGAAGTTGATAAACATCAGTGAAAAAAGAAGGAAAAGAATGGACGATCATGAATATATTATAGGTTTTATTGCATTTTGGTTGATAGATTATCATGATTATACTCAAGGAAGAAATGAGTTTTTAAATAGTGCCATGTCGAAGTTAAATAATTTAGAGGATACTAGGCTCAAGGATATGAAACGAGACTTCATTAAATCCATGAGAGCAGCAGATAGCATTTTTAGCAGTAACGCTTTCCGTAAACCTCCCAAAAATGGCAAAACAAGGTTCCCTGTTAATAAATCTCTGTTTGAAGCATGGTCAGTTATTTTGAGTAGGTTAACACCGGGGCAAATTGATAAATTGATAAATTATAAAGACTTGTTAAATAAAACATTTATGAAAAAAATTGAAACAGATGCCAACTTTGAGAAATCCATTTCTCAAGCCAGTGATCAGGTTATATATAGGTTTGAGCAAATTAACCAAATAGTTCGGGAGATTTTATCATGTTAA
- a CDS encoding M48 family metallopeptidase, with translation MSLVKTPVQAIAKKPLIGLKADSFRHPLDLEATKTLRQIPGIDIMVRNLLGPVAEQVFYAENIASSILVSEKQLPDLHYLLIDACKNLDIELPQLYIRQHPSPNAYTFAMRGKKPFIVLHTSLVDMLTPEEIQAVIGHELGHLKCDHSVYLTPANLLILATSILPNIGVVLAQSLQNQLLEWVRCAEFTCDRAALLATQNPKVVMSVLMKLAGGSPTLAPRLNLDAFVAQARAYDAISKTELGMMVKDAHTAQLSHPVPVLRAREIDRWSSSVEYHNLLGNKGLENRDQTQGGWRNW, from the coding sequence ATGTCTTTAGTTAAAACACCAGTACAAGCAATAGCAAAAAAACCACTTATTGGTTTAAAAGCAGACTCTTTCCGTCACCCTTTAGACTTGGAAGCAACAAAAACTCTTCGGCAAATTCCAGGAATAGATATTATGGTCAGAAATTTGCTTGGCCCAGTTGCTGAACAGGTATTTTATGCAGAAAATATAGCCTCCAGTATTTTGGTGAGCGAAAAACAACTACCTGATTTACATTATCTATTAATAGATGCTTGTAAGAATTTGGATATTGAGCTACCACAATTATATATCCGTCAGCATCCTAGTCCCAATGCTTATACTTTTGCCATGCGGGGTAAAAAACCTTTTATAGTATTACACACTTCCCTGGTTGATATGCTCACACCAGAGGAAATACAAGCCGTAATTGGTCACGAACTCGGACACCTTAAATGTGACCACAGTGTTTATCTAACACCAGCCAACCTGTTAATATTAGCCACTTCTATTTTACCCAACATTGGCGTTGTTTTAGCTCAGTCACTACAAAACCAGTTATTAGAATGGGTACGCTGTGCTGAATTCACTTGCGATCGCGCTGCATTATTAGCGACTCAAAATCCGAAAGTGGTAATGTCAGTATTAATGAAACTAGCTGGTGGTTCACCAACCCTAGCACCCCGATTAAATCTGGATGCTTTTGTTGCCCAAGCTCGTGCTTATGATGCAATAAGCAAAACTGAATTGGGTATGATGGTTAAAGATGCTCACACAGCTCAGTTAAGTCATCCTGTACCTGTTCTGCGGGCCAGGGAAATTGATCGATGGTCTAGCAGTGTTGAGTACCATAATCTCCTGGGAAATAAGGGTTTGGAAAATCGAGATCAAACCCAGGGTGGGTGGAGAAATTGGTAA
- the ylqF gene encoding ribosome biogenesis GTPase YlqF, with product MSITQNYKLNIIQWYPGHIAKAEKNLKEQLKRVDVILEVRDARIPLSTHHPQVKEWIGNKSRVLVINRLDMILPQVKSMWSEWLKKQGEVPYFANAQQGQGITAIAKAAQIAGTELNERRKQRGMLPRPVRAVVIGFPNVGKSALINRLLGKRVVESAARPGVTRQLRWVKISEHLELLDAPGIIPSRLEDQQAAVKLAICDDIGEASYDNQLIAAAFVDMVNQFQETSPHLLPPHPLLSRYGVDSIIHTGEAYLEVLAASRYQGDVERTARTIISDFRKGLLGAIVLEVPKINNS from the coding sequence ATGTCCATAACACAAAACTACAAATTAAATATCATCCAATGGTATCCTGGTCATATTGCTAAGGCGGAAAAAAATCTTAAAGAGCAATTAAAAAGGGTAGACGTGATATTAGAAGTTAGGGATGCACGTATTCCCTTATCTACACACCATCCCCAAGTTAAAGAATGGATAGGTAATAAATCACGGGTGCTAGTGATTAACCGACTAGACATGATTTTGCCCCAAGTGAAATCAATGTGGTCAGAATGGCTTAAAAAACAAGGAGAAGTGCCCTATTTTGCCAATGCTCAACAAGGTCAAGGAATTACAGCCATAGCTAAAGCAGCACAAATAGCAGGAACAGAACTGAATGAAAGGAGAAAACAAAGGGGGATGTTACCTCGTCCCGTGCGTGCAGTAGTGATTGGTTTTCCCAATGTGGGAAAATCCGCACTGATTAATCGGTTGTTAGGGAAAAGAGTTGTGGAAAGTGCTGCTCGTCCGGGTGTCACCCGTCAATTGCGCTGGGTGAAAATTTCTGAACATTTAGAGTTGTTAGACGCACCGGGAATTATTCCTTCTCGATTAGAAGATCAACAAGCAGCAGTGAAATTAGCCATCTGTGATGATATTGGAGAAGCATCCTACGATAATCAATTAATAGCAGCTGCTTTTGTGGATATGGTCAATCAGTTTCAAGAAACTTCCCCCCATCTATTACCACCCCATCCACTACTTTCTCGCTATGGTGTTGATTCTATTATTCATACAGGAGAAGCATATTTAGAGGTGTTAGCAGCAAGTCGTTATCAAGGAGATGTGGAACGTACTGCTAGGACTATCATTAGTGATTTTCGCAAGGGACTTCTGGGTGCTATAGTTTTAGAAGTACCTAAAATTAATAATAGTTAA
- a CDS encoding VOC family protein: MKYNYILVTIGTVNFDQLVNFYMQLLESPPTKFIASVYVEWQVDHLRLSIFRPQKDHESEFVVHGKNPLSLCIEVSNLENAISDLKSLGYPPTGEISITSHGQEIYAQDPDGNRLILYSSSNIDKQCP, translated from the coding sequence ATGAAATATAACTATATACTAGTAACGATAGGTACGGTAAATTTTGATCAGTTAGTCAACTTTTATATGCAGTTACTAGAAAGCCCACCAACCAAATTTATAGCTAGTGTTTATGTTGAGTGGCAAGTTGACCATCTGAGATTAAGTATTTTCAGACCGCAAAAAGATCATGAATCAGAATTTGTAGTTCATGGCAAAAATCCGCTAAGTTTATGTATAGAGGTGAGCAACCTAGAAAATGCCATTTCTGATCTGAAATCTCTAGGTTATCCTCCCACGGGAGAGATTTCCATAACTTCCCATGGTCAGGAGATTTATGCCCAGGATCCAGATGGTAATCGTTTAATTTTGTACAGCAGTAGCAATATTGATAAACAATGTCCATAA
- the pgsA gene encoding CDP-diacylglycerol--glycerol-3-phosphate 3-phosphatidyltransferase, producing MNLPNTITLSRLLGIPFLLYGLYIPTQGARWICLIIFLIAALTDWLDGYLARKLNQVTDLGKFLDPLVDKLLVLAPFLVFVELGKIPGWGVFIILARELAIAGWRVNQTTISGANIWGKLKTITQILSIALLIAPLPITWQIYAKSAFWLSVLLTVISGLIYLLPVLTPKDGN from the coding sequence ATGAACTTGCCAAATACTATTACCTTGTCTAGACTATTGGGCATACCGTTTTTGCTGTATGGGCTATATATTCCCACCCAGGGTGCTAGATGGATATGCTTAATTATATTTTTAATAGCAGCACTAACAGATTGGTTAGATGGATATCTGGCCAGAAAACTGAACCAAGTTACGGATTTGGGCAAATTCCTGGATCCATTGGTGGATAAGTTATTAGTTCTAGCACCGTTCTTAGTATTTGTAGAACTGGGTAAAATTCCCGGTTGGGGAGTATTCATCATCTTAGCAAGAGAATTAGCTATAGCAGGTTGGCGAGTTAATCAAACCACAATTAGCGGAGCTAATATTTGGGGAAAATTAAAAACCATCACCCAAATTCTATCCATAGCTCTACTGATTGCACCATTACCCATAACTTGGCAAATCTATGCTAAATCTGCCTTCTGGCTATCTGTACTTTTAACGGTGATTT